The Festucalex cinctus isolate MCC-2025b chromosome 14, RoL_Fcin_1.0, whole genome shotgun sequence DNA window TGCTTGTTCCTCTCTTTCACGCGGCTGATCTCCTGCACTTTTTGCTTGTACACCTTGTCAAACTGCGTGTTGAGAGACACTTTGATTCTGTAGATGACGTCCTGCAAAATTGGGGAAACACCGTTTGAAATGAGGGCTGTCATATTTGCAGTTTTTCTTGCAAACGGTTTTTAttcaggccatttttttttgagaatgaTATGAAAGCATGCATGATAGTCGCATGGTAGGACCACCAGTGGAACCAGGCGACAtcagtcatgcttttatttttgttgctcacAGGCGCCCTCTACTGTACTGAAGTGTAACTTACCTTTAGACCACTGTAATTGTAGTACAGTATATGCTGACTtaatcttaataataataataaataacaataataataataataataataataataataataataataacaataacaacaacaataataataataataataataataataataataactttataTCAGTGGGAGGCCATGAATTTGGTACCTGGGCCACACTATCACCTCACCTGAAGCATAACGATCTGGTTGAGCTTCTGCTCGGTGGTGTGCAGGTTAAACTGGTCGTAGAGGTACGGATGTAACAGTCCCAGCTCGGCGGAGTAGCTGCTCGCGACCGCATTCTGGGACTCCAGGAAGTCGTCTTCGTCTCCACCTTTTTCTTGGGCCCTCTGTTTCGGacgaaaattattattattattattattattattattgttattcaataaataattttagaCCAATTAAGTCAAATTTGATCATGGGTTCAtataaaatagtttatttataataaataaataaatacattaaaaaaaaacataattcaaaAGCTTGACTTGATTTTCTTATGAATATTGTCATCTCAAAATCATATTACAAAAGCTGCACTtccccccatccccccccccgccccccttaAAAATAGCACTGTGTGGACGGTATGTTGTCGCCGAatgcataataaacatttttcattttatgttgTTTACATTCACATGTCTATTCATCACCCCAAATCTTCTTTTGAATTGAAAAATATACTTAATTCTGtcaaatatttgtcatttttcctATGAGTGCCACCACTATTGAAAATTGTCTTCctcattttaaataattttttgggggggttttaaatgaataataaaaattagGTTACTGTTATTTACTTTTATAATCCTCACAACcaacaaaaatcttttttttttaggaataaatAACACagatttgtgaagaaaaaaaaaatctgaaatgtaTCAAATTATGAGATaggagcagggttattatagttttggaattttcattttagttcgtttttatttcgttttgagtttagtttatttatttttttagttttaaatagtttttagggtagttctgttagtttgtattagttttagttatttaataaatggttagttttagttagtgtcagtattagttttactttttaaaagaaatgtgtattaattgtgcgcaatatttaaaaaaaaaaacaccacctgaaggtgcatttctattggctgctgctagatgacgtcacttctattaatatcaaaataaattatttaaaatcacatttaaaatcatccccaaaggctcatgcatgaaattaattatcaaataataaaacgaagaacatttttcctataattattatttatttttattttgttaacaaaatagttttttgaatgttagtttatctttagtttcagttagctaaaataaccttggataGGTGGTtttggcgataaaaaaaattttggtaTTCAAAAGTCGACATCTTGTAATGATTTGACTTTTGATAATACCCGATAATCTTGATAATGATAATCATGACGTGAAATTTTCATCTGTAAGCGTGGGTCTTACTCAGTTCTATTACACACTTAAAAACCAGTCGACAAAATGTCCTATCATGAGATCATAAACCGCAAGGTTATTAAGGACATTGATTGGACAAAGTTGCGCTTACAGCCAGTTCCGCCTTCCTCGTCTCTTCAACTTTTTGAAGGGCATCCAACTCGCTTTGCGGCCGCTCTTTGAGCGGGTAGTTTGTCACCTCGTGGTCCGTGTGAAAAGCCTACAATCGGAAACCGCATATTTAGTTACGTTCATGATGTCATTGAGTTGACTTGAGAATGCATTTTATACCTTCACAGCTCTGTCTTTAACTTTCAGAGAATCCCAGCATTCCCTCTTGATGAGATCACACTTGTAGCATCGCTCTAAGATCTCCATCTCGATTCGATCTCTCACCTGCGGTCAACGCTTGCATCAGAAATAGCATTgaagaaaagacaaaacattTCTCGCCCGCGTTACCATGGAAACTTCCTCCTCCAGCGCGGCGTCGTGCATCTTCTGCCGCTCGTCGTCGACATTGAACTCCTTCAGTTCCAGTCGCTCGATTTCGGGAACGCTCTCATTTTCCCGGATCATCTCTTGGATCTGACGACATGGATCCATTCAGTTACTCGCCGTCTTGTTAACTTGAGCACATGCGAATGTCACATTCCACTCACAGTGCTGCGGATATCCTCCATCCTGGCCTGCAGTTTTTCCTTTGTGGCTGAATAATCCAGATCATCTTCGCCTAGGCACTGTTACATAaatgttaccaaaaaaaaaaatgctatgtcAAAAAACTTGAGGATCAAAATGCCTCCGGGATGATGATGCATATGTCATAATTGCAATTCAATGTACAGAAGATACAGAATGGAATTCTTACCTCACTTTCCGGTGGCGTTTCAGTGTCAGTTTCAGTAGCGCCTGCACTGACATCCATTGTGGATTGAGCTGTTTCACCACATCAAGCAGTGAGGACTTTAGTTCTGTACCAGGCCTGGAGGTGAAAATACACCAAAAATACTTATATCATAAACATTGATGTATTAtttcatgggggggggggggggggggctaaacTGATACAGATTCCTCAAGCATGCCTTCTACCAAGTAATACACTTATACTATCAGTATTCACAAAATACATTCACGATTTTTGGTGTTGTTGTCTCCTATTTGGCCACAAGATGTCACCAAAACGAAGCTCTGAATGAGTGAACCAATATTCAATCACACAGGCTCACGCAATGCATTCAAAACGATGACTGTTTATTTCTAAACCTTCCGTCgcgaaaaaaaagaggggatttatttttgctgttgttgctaATAGGAAAATGAGGACGAATATTAACAAATAAGAGAACCCCGAAGCACTTACATGTTGCTAAAATGAACGGAGAACGTTCACTCTTCATGTCGCAATGAAATGACGTCATTTCATTTTGACAGTCACCGTCAACAATGACAACCAAAAACACGTTAAGTTATCTCCGCTCACGCGATGTGATAACACGATTGAAAGCGACTTTCGTGGAATATTAGCTAACAAGACTACTTAGCATAACTCATTTCCTGCATCCATATTATAGAATGGGCTCGTTCTGAACACATTTAACATGTAGCATTTTCGGTTAAAAAGCCAAAACTCACCTTAAACTGGAATTTGTGTAGAATAAACACAATGTTAAATCCAATGATAAACATTGAGCCACTCAAACACTCTTTCGATGAAATAAGTATTTTCCCCTGCAGAGCAGCAAGACTAATGTGAATGCTCCATTTTGTAACAATCCAATACCTTACTTGTAACTTTAACGAGATAAACTATGTTGAGGAATCCCACAATATTACTTACGTTCAGACCGCCTACAAGAAAACCAGCGCGTGCGTATCCTTGGCAACCAGAACACGAGACAATGCCCCGCCCACTTCCTACTTCAACTCTCATTGGCTGATGCGTTTTCCCGGAAGCAAGCgcaaaatataaacacattttccacCCCTCGTCGTATTTTGCTTTTATCGCCGCAAGATTCGACTCGTTTGTGTAGCAAATCCTCCAGTACGTCGTGCCGTTCAACTGCAAAAATGACAAGCGTGAAGTGCGTCTCCAAaggtaaaacattttaatgtggGTTTATATTTAGCAAAACGTCTCTTACGTAACCGAGATTCAGCTACAATACTGCACAACTAAAATAATTTAAGACTTTCAAAATGCTTCTGAGTGCCTTTCTGTGTGACAACTGCCCCTTTTATTGACAAATTAAGGTGACTAGACAATACAATGGCCTTTTGTGTCACGTTTAAGAGACGTAAAAGGAAGAGGGAGTGCCTTGTTTTAGACAAGGCGGCtgtttgctttattttcataCTGGTAAAAGTCTCATTGAAATGAGCAAACAATGTAATGCAATGAGATTATGATTTattcagtgtaaaaaaaatatatgagtaTAATTATGTTAAAATAGAGCAGCTAAAAAGTTCCACATCATGGGAAGGTGACTTAGCATTTTTTCAAGTTTATGCATTGCACAACACAACTATTGTGGCAATGTTATTACTTCACGACAATAGTATTTTGAAACCTCCAGGCTGTGTAATTTGGATTCTTCTCTGCATTCTGGTTCGCTCAAAGCATTTCCATTAATATGTAACTTAAAATTTGCTAATACAAAcattagttatttcaaaattggAATAAATCGTGTTTACTTGGCATGAGGCGAGCATTTAAGAGCCAAAAGGTGTTTATAGTTTCAAACGTGAGTCAACATGTAGTGTTTAACAACGTTGTGAATATTTTCTTAGGTTGTGCTGCGCCCGGACCCGTGCCAGCCGGTTCCATCAGACTATATAGCATGAGGTTCTGCCCTTTTGCTCAGAGGACCCGACTGGTGCTGAATACCAAAGAGATCAAGTAAGCGATTCATCCCACCCCctcaatttgatttaaaataattttgttattttatattttcctgttttgttaggcatgacatcatcaacatcaaCCTGAGGGACAAACCCGATTGGTTCCTGGAGAAAAATCCTTTCGGCCAAGTGCCCACCCTGGAGACGCCAACAGGGGAGGTGATTTACGAGTCTCCTATCACCTGCGAGTACCTGGACGAGGTGTATCCTGCGAAGAAGCTGCTTCCCGACACGCCGTTTGGAAAAGCTGAGCATAAGATGTTGCTGGAGAAATTTTCCAAGGTCACCGAGCCTAGTCACAGAACAAATGAAACGCACAAGTCGATTTAGCATTGTATTAAGACTGCAATCACAATTTTCCAACAGATAACACCATTAACCTACAAGATCCCGATGGGCAGACTGAAAGGCGAGGATGTCTCTGGGCTTCATACTGAACTGAAGCAGAAGTTAAGCAAATTAAACGAGGTAGGTTGACTTTTTCTGTTTGTGCTTTAATTATCAAGAATGTGAGTTGTCTTTTGGACCGTGACAATAGTTTTGTATATATTCCAGGACCTGGCAaagaagaagacaaaattctttggtggCGATTCTGTCAACATGACCGATTACATGATATGGCCGTGGTTTGAGAGGCTGGAGGCTTTCGAGTTGAATGAGTGAGTAATCCCCCGTTTGGAAGAAATATCAGTTGGAATCAAGGATAATAATGGCAATGATTCCCCCTTGACCTCCCAGCTGCTTGGATGAGGCGCCTGAGCTGAAGAAATGGATGGAGCTCATGTCCAAAGACCCCACTGTCAAAGTCAGCGGGCACAGCGTGGACATCTACAAAGCCTTCTACAAGACCTACTTGGAGGGCAAACCCAACTTTGACTACGGCCTGTAGGGTGGAGACAACGCCGACTCGTGCTTTTACCTGCCcagttttccttttattatcaAGTACTGAGTCACACATATTGCTGAATAAAACCTGTTGTTGTACTCTGTATGTTGTTGGACAGCATTTTTTGCAATTATTTATATGCAGCCACATGAATGGATGAAATGTGTTGTACTCCATACGTTACTAggcctttaaaagaaaaagaaaaaaaaaaatcatgtaggGCAACATGACTTAAAagtatggtggtcgtctcccaacccagaggttgtgagtTTGATCCCATGTCATTTGtaaccacgtcgaagtatccttgagcaagatactgaacccccagttggtcctgatgctgcgtcatcagtatgTGAATGgatagtcaaaatgtaaagcgccaTTTACCATGTGCAGAGTCACATTTATTGTTGGATAAAATTAATTTAGGCAATTAATGCATACATCCAAAATGTAGGTTCAAGATTCAAGGTGAGCCTGGCAGAGCATGTCCAAAGACAGTTCTAAAATGTTGAGCATGCATCATACGTgttttaagttggtgtatttttctaGTATTTCATGCCGCATTGTATAAGAACAGGCAGTGTCTTGCTTCCCTATTAATTAAACAAGCATAGGGCATATGTCATGGTGACTCTGCACTTTTTTAGACCTGTCGTATTTCAGGTTCGACAACATGATACTTTCGTTAACAAGCTTTTGACTTAAGATGGGCGTAAAATGCAATGCggttaaatgtaaatattttctcAAGGAGTGCTATACCTGTGCCGGCCGGCTCCATCAGACTGTTATGTACAGCAGGAGGTTCTTCACCTTTTCTCAGAGGATCCGACCGGTATTGACTGTCAAAAGAATCACGTAAAGATGCGCATGGGAAGCTGTTTGAGTACTTATTTCATATCCTTGATATCAAGGTCCATGTACTAGTGCACACTTTGTCTTAGTAAGTAAGAATCAGTAATTCTACTACTAGTATACAAATTtaaaagttacgaatgtaactacggtacaaggggaattccgtgctggttacaacaccgccacctggcggtcgggagggacgaaatagaaacaAAATGTGATGAGATTGTTTTTAATACATCAGGCACGACATCATCCGTGTAACCTCAGGCATGCTAGATGATGGTTACTTGAAATGTAGAAATGAAATTCAAATAACAGATACAAACACTGGAGCTTCATTTCAAATCTAGCCTTTGTCAACACTGAGAATGACTACGGCGAGGAGCTGGAGACAACGTGACCCAAGGCCAGGATGAAACCAagtttgttctttttgttgGCCTTTCCACCGGTGATTAAATCTGAGCGACGGTCTTTCAGCACTTTTTGAAAAAGCGTGAAAATAAAAAGGCACAAATGTGACAGTTCACAGCCTAAGAGGCaagtgattttatttgattggtTGAGGTTGATATGAAATGTGACATTTAACTGCAATAGCTGCCATCAAAATGAGGTAGTTTTTATGCCTATCCCCATTTGTTTGCAATTGtgttacatttttacaaaaggTTCTTGCGTCACATTGACACCGTGTAACTGTCTCCCATACAGTGGAATACACAATACACTCAGATCGTTTGCTGAATAGTACACTATACAGACAAAAGTATTAAGGACACTTGGGCATAAAGGACCACCACAATGATGAAACCAAGTCTTGTTGCCATGATGCTCGGATGAGATGCTAAACGTAATGCAAGTCAACCAGAACAGTCCATTTGCGGTCAATTCGATCCATGAGAAGGAAATGACCTGGACGAAAGAGAATAAACAAGCAACTAATCCTCGGTTGATTAATTAGGAGGGGGCTAGGGGGCAGTATTTAAAACATAATCCACCAGGACTAATCCTGGTGGATTGGATGGATTTAAACCCAGATCTGATCCAAAATTGGGGATTATACAAACCACGTGTAATCTAAAAGATTCAAATCCAGATTTGTAAATCCGATCCTGCCTTTAATCCAAATTTAAGCCTGTGTCAGTCCCAAATCTGGATCAGAACAGAACACACTTTCTGTCTCCTGTCTATGATCCTAGAGGCGGGATGGATTTGGGAAACTCAAACTGAGAGAATCAGGATTAAATTCTAAACAAATCCAGCCTAGTTTTGAAATACTCGTATATTCTGATCCATGGATATATGAAGTGGGATATGGAAATCTGGATCAGTTGAATctggattttattattttaaaaactggGCCAAGGACGGCCAATGCTGCTGGTTTAAGATTTAGTGGGAAGTCAGGATTCAACCAAGTGTCCAAagacttttgtccatatggtgcaGCTACAGCACTACACGTCAATATATGcaccataaataaaaacaaaaaataagtgCTTTGGGTCTACCATTTTGTTAAAGTATATCTAATAATCCAAGCCTCCACCAGATGAGAGGACTGGAGTGTACTCTTGCAAAAGCATGGCCGCGTTCCTCAACATCTCCTGGAGGTGGCGCACCGTCGCCGCGTAAAGGTCCCTCTTCAGCACCAAACCCCGAAACAGATTCACCGGTTCCGCTTTGCGGATCACCTCCGGGAGCCGGATCTCTCGCGGCACTCTGCCGTTCCCGATCAGGACGTGATGGAGCCTCTTCTCCCGCAGTCTCCCGTGCATGAAGCCGAGCGCGTCTCGCAGCCTGCGCTCGGTTTTGTCGGCGGTCCACGTCGACGGTTTGCTGAGCAGCAACAGGTGCAACAGGACCGTCTTCCAGTGGTAGTCGGTCAAAGCGTTTTCCCCCGTCAGGGTGGTCTGCTTCCTGTGCAGGAAGGTGACCACCTGAAGGCAGTGCAGATGGCAGGGATGGCGAGGTAGCGATTTGGCCACGTGTTTCAGCAGATTCCTCTCGTAGACGGCCAGCGAGAGAGGCCAGAACGGGTCTGGgggtccgccgccgccgccgccgtctgtGGGGAAGTGAGAGACCAAATAAGCGTCGGTGTCCGCCAGCCGGACGGCCGGTATGATGTTCACCGCGATGGATTTCCCCGAAGGGAATCGGATCTTCAGGGCGCCCGCCGCGTCCAGTCGGCGAAACGCGACGTCAAAGTCGTACTTGTGGGAGATTCGCCCCCACGCTTTGGTGAGCGACACCTGAAACCACTTCATGACTCGATCCTTGGTCAAGAGCGGCGTTCGTTTGGGGCAGAGCAGCTCATCCAGATTGCGGTTCACGGCGCGCACCGCGTCGGTTTGACTGTGTAGTAAGCACAGCATGTCCTCTCCCAGGTCGGCGGAACCGCACGGGCACTCGCCCTCGTGGCCCCCCAACCTCCTCACCCGGACGGTGCCACAGGCTTGCCTGTCGGGCGGCATGTCGCTCGACGGCTCGCACCACAGGTTGACCCGGAAGTCGAGCGGATCCGGAGGCGATAACGGCACCACCAAGTCGCACGTCGGAGGCTTGCGCGCTCGCCAAGACTCGAACGCGCTTCCGATTCCCACAAAGTCCCCGACCTCCATGTCGGCGTCTCGGTCCGAGACGCTCCGCAGGGATTCCAGGAGGTCGTCGGCGAAACCCTCCACGAACTCCCTCACCCTGCCCCTGTCGGGGGACGAGTTGCAAGTCCAGCGGTTCAGGACGTCCTTGTCGAGCACCATGGCGCCGGTGGGAAGCGCCTCGTCGTCGTCGAGCGACCTCGCGTCCGACTCGACCGTTTCCGCCCTGCCCATCTCGATCGCCAAGAACACCACGAAGGACACCGTGCCCCAAAAGTACCAGCTGTAACTTTCCTCCCAGCCGCcaccgtcgtcgtcgtcgtcgtcctccttcCCATCCGCTTGCGAAAACTCCGCCTCCAGCTTGGCCCGTTCCCTTTCCAGCCTCTCCTCGTGCTCCCGCATGCGCGCCATCAGCTCCTCGTCCTGCTCGGCGATGGTGGCGTTCTCTCTCGGGAAAAGCGAGGGGTGGTTCAAAATGGCGGCAGCGACGACCACGCACACCCTTGCGATGGCTCCCTGCATCTTCGGCT harbors:
- the LOC144000997 gene encoding glutathione S-transferase omega-1-like; the protein is MTSVKCVSKGCAAPGPVPAGSIRLYSMRFCPFAQRTRLVLNTKEIKHDIININLRDKPDWFLEKNPFGQVPTLETPTGEVIYESPITCEYLDEVYPAKKLLPDTPFGKAEHKMLLEKFSKITPLTYKIPMGRLKGEDVSGLHTELKQKLSKLNEDLAKKKTKFFGGDSVNMTDYMIWPWFERLEAFELNDCLDEAPELKKWMELMSKDPTVKVSGHSVDIYKAFYKTYLEGKPNFDYGL
- the itprip gene encoding inositol 1,4,5-trisphosphate receptor-interacting protein, producing the protein MVAFETLTRTEPKMQGAIARVCVVVAAAILNHPSLFPRENATIAEQDEELMARMREHEERLERERAKLEAEFSQADGKEDDDDDDGGGWEESYSWYFWGTVSFVVFLAIEMGRAETVESDARSLDDDEALPTGAMVLDKDVLNRWTCNSSPDRGRVREFVEGFADDLLESLRSVSDRDADMEVGDFVGIGSAFESWRARKPPTCDLVVPLSPPDPLDFRVNLWCEPSSDMPPDRQACGTVRVRRLGGHEGECPCGSADLGEDMLCLLHSQTDAVRAVNRNLDELLCPKRTPLLTKDRVMKWFQVSLTKAWGRISHKYDFDVAFRRLDAAGALKIRFPSGKSIAVNIIPAVRLADTDAYLVSHFPTDGGGGGGPPDPFWPLSLAVYERNLLKHVAKSLPRHPCHLHCLQVVTFLHRKQTTLTGENALTDYHWKTVLLHLLLLSKPSTWTADKTERRLRDALGFMHGRLREKRLHHVLIGNGRVPREIRLPEVIRKAEPVNLFRGLVLKRDLYAATVRHLQEMLRNAAMLLQEYTPVLSSGGGLDY